From the Chryseobacterium fluminis genome, the window TTCCGGAAGCATACAAAGCAGTCCCCTGGAATTCTTTCAACTTTGCATTATTGGGAAATTTCGCCAGTCCTTTTTCAATGATCGCTATGGCTTCATCATTTTTTTTGGCATTTAACAATAATGTACTTAAAGTTTCATACAAATCAGACTCAACACTTTTGGTCTGTTCTGTCTTGAATTCGGAATAATCTTTCGGATTTTTCTTTAAGAGTTCCCAGGTTTGTTTATCATAGGTACCCACCTGCCCTGACTTATTGTCTTTTGCAGTATAGGTTGTCTGAACTCCTGTATATCCAGAATTTATTAAATCTGTGTAGATTTTAATAGCCGGATCAATACTGTTGGCCAATGCGTAGCTCAACCCTGCATAGTACATATAAGTCTTGTCCTCCTGTCCATTTGCTTTCAGCAAGTCATAAACTTCTGTAAACTTAGGAGCTGCAACCGTATAGTTTTTTGCATTATATGCATCCATCGCTGCTTTGTTGGCATCCTGTAGCTTCTTATTCACATCTTCTTTTTGTCCAAAAACAAAAGATGATGCTACGATAGCCATACCCAAAATTAGCTTTCTCATAATCACTATTTTATATTAATTGTACAATTTATTGTTCCGAATCAGAATTCTCAGTATCTTCTGCAGAGTCTTGGCTGTCTGCCTGCGGTGCTGATTCTGTATCATTTTCCTGATTATCAGTCGCAGTTTCTACGCCTTCTTCAATTTCCTCAGAACCGTCTTCTACATCTTTATCCATTTCCACTTTTGCGATAGCGGCAATCTCATCATTTTTCTTAAGGTTAATCATTTTTACACCCTGTGTATTTCTACCCATCACTCTCATCTCGTCCATATTCATGCGGATCGCCACACCAGATTTGTTGATAATCATCAGTCCATCTTCATCGGTAACATTTTGAATTGCGATTAGATTTCCTGTCTTTTCAGTAATGTTCAGGGTGATTACACCTTTTCCTCCTCTGTTGGTAATTCTGTAATCCTCTACGGCAGTTCTTTTACCGTAACCTTTTTCAGATACTACAAGCACTGTTTCTTTTTCAATATCGTTCACGACGATCATGCCGATCGCTTCATCGTCATCTTCCATACTGATACCACGCACTCCGATTGATCCTCTTCCAACTTCTCTTACTTTCTCTTCAGGGAAACGGATACATT encodes:
- a CDS encoding tetratricopeptide repeat protein; the protein is MRKLILGMAIVASSFVFGQKEDVNKKLQDANKAAMDAYNAKNYTVAAPKFTEVYDLLKANGQEDKTYMYYAGLSYALANSIDPAIKIYTDLINSGYTGVQTTYTAKDNKSGQVGTYDKQTWELLKKNPKDYSEFKTEQTKSVESDLYETLSTLLLNAKKNDEAIAIIEKGLAKFPNNAKLKEFQGTALYASGNTDKFMQNLKEQLAKNPNDATNWYNLGVLQSKNEATAADAETSFKKAIELKPDFFNAYQNLIFTIIGDDAKVVENINALRKTNADEASKLIDARKERFTKALPYAEKWYQADANNIDAVSMLKQIYIITKNNEKAKEMKAKEDALAAKAK